In Vagococcus hydrophili, one DNA window encodes the following:
- a CDS encoding RodZ domain-containing protein, with product METIGEKLKAARLDRGLTIGDLQKITKIQRRYLEAIEDNDFDAMPSDYYTRTFIRQFAEAVGLNPKPLLRRLDGKPEEENKGLSNTMILSLPVRGSRKSKYNETNSKKTTIKSYIPVTLLVLVVLAIVGTITWAIMLDSEKGPIVPKPEKTTVVQGSNSSTEASSEKETDSSEKTSESSTTDSTKEEKKKKKEKSSFALESDTGDLATYTAKNVKQPVKVTFKGLEGPAWVGLQSTTTQELFYQYTIQPGEELETIAPEGLESLDIIVGAANNVKISVNGEQLKFNEKTPVTGKKMITLKLNSATTNNSIEEKEVNR from the coding sequence TTGGAAACGATTGGAGAAAAATTAAAAGCAGCCCGTTTAGATCGCGGACTGACAATCGGTGATTTACAGAAAATAACTAAAATTCAACGTCGCTACTTAGAGGCTATTGAAGACAATGATTTTGATGCGATGCCGAGTGATTACTATACGCGAACATTCATTAGACAATTTGCTGAAGCCGTTGGTCTAAATCCTAAGCCTCTTTTACGTCGCTTAGATGGTAAACCTGAAGAAGAAAATAAAGGCTTATCAAATACCATGATTCTTTCTTTACCTGTAAGAGGTTCTAGAAAGTCTAAATACAACGAAACCAATTCAAAGAAAACAACCATTAAATCTTATATTCCTGTGACGCTGTTAGTTTTAGTTGTTCTAGCAATTGTTGGAACGATTACTTGGGCGATTATGTTAGATTCTGAAAAAGGACCTATCGTGCCAAAACCTGAGAAAACAACGGTTGTCCAAGGTTCTAACTCTTCTACTGAGGCAAGTTCTGAAAAAGAAACAGACAGCTCAGAAAAAACAAGTGAGTCTTCGACAACAGATTCAACCAAAGAAGAGAAGAAAAAGAAAAAAGAAAAAAGTTCTTTTGCTTTAGAATCCGATACTGGCGACTTGGCAACTTACACGGCTAAGAACGTTAAACAACCTGTGAAAGTAACGTTTAAAGGCTTAGAAGGTCCTGCGTGGGTTGGTCTTCAATCAACAACAACACAAGAATTATTCTATCAATATACGATTCAACCAGGTGAAGAATTAGAAACGATTGCTCCTGAAGGTTTAGAATCTCTTGATATTATTGTGGGTGCTGCCAACAATGTTAAAATTAGTGTGAACGGAGAACAATTAAAATTCAACGAAAAAACTCCCGTTACAGGCAAAAAAATGATAACATTGAAGTTGAATAGTGCTACTACTAATAATTCAATCGAAGAGAAAGAGGTCAATAGATAA
- the yfmH gene encoding EF-P 5-aminopentanol modification-associated protein YfmH — protein sequence MKKIFYPSIKETLYTGILDNGLEVTLLPKPDFHKTYGLFTTNYGSIDNEFVPLGQEDFTKVPDGIAHFLEHKLFEKEDEDVFQKFGRQGASSNAFTSFTRTSYLFSSTDNTLQNIQTLLDFVQDPYFTDESVNKEKGIIAQEIRMYQDDPNWRLYFGILNNLYPKHPLHIDIAGTEESITHITAEDLYLCYNTFYHPSNMNLFIVGNLEPEQLMTFIIENQAQKEFVPSQPIKRRFPVETPKEIIKEDRIELSVSRPKAIVGLKGLDTLPEDGFELLKYQTSLQLLLHLLFSDTSASYLEMYNDGLIDDSFSYEFTLDRSFHFADFSTDTNEPERFANQMINLILKSKDSPELTERNLNLAKRKMMGKHLQSLDSLEYIANQFSSMKFGETTLFDFAEVIDSIELKDVLEAQENFVRPDGLSRFFIYPKERA from the coding sequence ATGAAAAAGATTTTTTACCCTTCAATTAAAGAAACACTTTACACTGGAATACTGGATAATGGTCTAGAAGTAACCTTACTTCCTAAACCAGATTTCCATAAAACATATGGGCTGTTTACTACCAATTACGGCTCCATTGACAATGAATTTGTTCCCTTAGGTCAAGAAGATTTTACCAAAGTTCCTGACGGGATTGCTCATTTTTTAGAGCACAAATTGTTTGAAAAAGAAGACGAAGATGTTTTCCAAAAATTTGGTCGCCAAGGTGCCTCAAGTAACGCTTTTACTAGCTTTACGCGTACAAGTTACCTTTTTTCAAGTACGGATAATACCTTACAAAACATCCAAACACTTCTAGATTTCGTTCAAGACCCTTATTTTACTGACGAATCTGTTAATAAAGAAAAAGGCATCATCGCCCAAGAAATCAGAATGTACCAAGACGATCCTAACTGGCGTCTTTACTTTGGTATACTTAACAATTTGTATCCTAAACACCCACTTCATATTGATATTGCTGGAACGGAAGAAAGTATTACACACATTACGGCTGAGGATTTATACCTTTGCTACAATACGTTTTACCACCCAAGTAACATGAATTTATTTATTGTGGGGAACTTAGAACCTGAACAATTAATGACGTTCATTATAGAAAACCAAGCTCAAAAAGAATTTGTTCCAAGTCAACCAATCAAAAGACGTTTCCCGGTTGAAACACCTAAGGAAATCATCAAAGAAGATCGCATTGAGTTGTCAGTCAGCCGACCTAAAGCGATTGTTGGCTTAAAAGGACTTGATACATTGCCAGAAGACGGATTCGAGCTATTAAAATATCAAACTAGCTTACAATTATTACTCCATTTACTTTTTAGTGATACTTCTGCTAGTTACTTAGAAATGTACAATGACGGCCTAATTGATGATTCATTTTCTTATGAATTCACACTAGATCGTAGTTTCCATTTTGCTGATTTTAGTACTGATACCAATGAACCTGAACGTTTTGCTAATCAAATGATTAACTTGATTTTAAAATCAAAAGACAGTCCCGAATTAACTGAGCGTAACTTAAATTTAGCTAAACGAAAAATGATGGGTAAACACTTGCAATCACTTGATTCACTGGAATATATTGCCAACCAATTTAGTAGTATGAAATTTGGTGAAACAACCCTCTTTGATTTTGCTGAAGTCATTGATAGCATTGAACTAAAAGATGTCCTAGAAGCTCAAGAAAACTTTGTCCGTCCTGATGGATTAAGTCGTTTCTTCATCTATCCAAAAGAAAGAGCCTAA
- the yfmF gene encoding EF-P 5-aminopentanol modification-associated protein YfmF, which produces MTYELNKNVNLHVFPTNKYKTVRLLVRFAAPLNKETSSKRSLLASLMETNSLNFPNQTAISKKLSDLYGAGFGIGISRNGNQHYFTVGLNIINDNLVPSGTSVLESGVEFLKEVIFSPHIIDGAFDQETFLREKENLIEYIDSIFDDKQTYAALSLQNLFFNRSSSQKTPSFGDIDSIKEETAASLASYYQEMIATDKVDIMVIGDVAEGYVQRVFKDFGFTDRENIATPLFYQQPFQNIIHQKMEQLPVVQSKLNLAYHCDIYYYDDLYFALMIFNGLFGGFPHSKLFLNVREKHSLAYYASSSLEPFRGLVTVQTGIDGKNREKVLRLINEQLRELVAGKVTNEALDQTKVMLKNHYLLGQDNQRNLMEQAYLKLKVPAADITQEEWIARLDAVTIQDVQEVAKHVRLQAVYFMEGEEN; this is translated from the coding sequence ATGACCTATGAATTAAACAAAAACGTGAATTTACATGTTTTCCCAACTAATAAATATAAAACGGTCCGCCTTTTAGTTCGTTTTGCGGCACCTTTAAATAAAGAAACTAGTAGTAAACGATCACTTTTAGCAAGCTTAATGGAAACAAACAGCTTGAACTTTCCTAACCAAACAGCCATCAGTAAAAAGTTATCTGACCTTTACGGCGCTGGTTTTGGTATAGGTATTAGCCGTAACGGAAATCAACATTATTTTACCGTTGGCCTGAACATTATCAACGACAATTTAGTCCCAAGTGGTACTTCTGTTTTAGAATCTGGGGTTGAATTTTTAAAAGAAGTTATTTTCTCCCCTCATATTATTGATGGGGCTTTTGATCAAGAAACTTTTCTACGTGAGAAAGAAAATTTAATCGAGTATATTGATTCAATTTTTGATGATAAGCAAACTTATGCTGCTCTTTCATTACAAAATTTATTCTTTAACCGCTCAAGCAGTCAAAAAACACCTAGTTTTGGTGATATTGACTCAATCAAAGAAGAAACTGCTGCTTCTCTTGCAAGTTACTACCAAGAAATGATTGCCACAGATAAAGTTGATATTATGGTCATTGGTGACGTAGCTGAAGGATATGTTCAGCGCGTCTTTAAAGATTTTGGTTTTACTGACCGTGAAAATATCGCTACTCCTTTATTTTATCAACAACCGTTTCAAAATATTATTCACCAAAAAATGGAACAATTACCTGTTGTCCAATCAAAATTAAATCTCGCTTATCATTGTGACATCTATTATTACGATGACCTTTATTTTGCGTTGATGATTTTTAATGGGCTATTCGGTGGTTTCCCTCACTCTAAATTATTTTTAAATGTACGTGAGAAACATAGCTTAGCTTATTATGCTAGTAGTTCGCTAGAACCTTTTAGAGGATTAGTGACAGTTCAAACCGGTATTGATGGTAAAAACCGTGAGAAAGTTTTACGTTTAATTAACGAACAATTACGAGAATTAGTTGCTGGTAAAGTAACAAACGAAGCGCTTGATCAAACAAAAGTGATGTTAAAAAATCACTATTTATTAGGACAAGACAATCAACGTAACTTAATGGAGCAGGCTTATTTAAAATTAAAAGTCCCTGCGGCTGATATTACTCAAGAAGAATGGATAGCTCGTCTTGACGCGGTTACTATTCAAGACGTTCAAGAAGTGGCAAAACATGTCCGCTTACAAGCTGTTTACTTTATGGAAGGAGAGGAAAATTAA
- the mscL gene encoding large conductance mechanosensitive channel protein MscL produces the protein MLKEFKEFISRGSVLDLAVGVIIGGAFTSIVTALTANIITPLINLVIKWITKSKDMKDATKGMILDVNGVKFDYGSVISAVITFLITAFVLFLIIKAVNKANKIVPKKEEEVEEEEVEPETSEAILNDIRDLLKAQQENNNKNTPDK, from the coding sequence ATGTTAAAAGAGTTTAAAGAATTTATTTCACGAGGAAGTGTTCTAGATTTAGCAGTCGGGGTAATTATTGGGGGAGCGTTTACGAGTATCGTAACAGCGTTAACTGCCAATATAATTACACCTTTGATTAATTTAGTAATCAAATGGATTACTAAATCGAAGGATATGAAAGATGCAACAAAAGGTATGATTTTAGATGTTAACGGAGTAAAATTTGATTACGGTTCAGTGATTTCAGCAGTGATTACTTTCTTGATTACCGCATTTGTTTTATTTTTAATCATTAAAGCAGTGAACAAAGCTAACAAGATTGTTCCGAAAAAAGAAGAAGAGGTTGAAGAGGAAGAAGTGGAACCAGAAACGTCTGAAGCTATTCTAAATGATATTCGTGACTTATTAAAAGCTCAACAAGAAAACAACAACAAAAATACGCCAGACAAATAG
- a CDS encoding type I toxin-antitoxin system Fst family toxin has product MYEYLICPLLVGLIVTLFDYWLNSLNKK; this is encoded by the coding sequence ATGTACGAATATCTAATCTGCCCCCTTCTTGTAGGTTTAATTGTGACTTTATTTGATTATTGGCTAAATAGTCTAAACAAGAAGTAA
- a CDS encoding ribose-phosphate diphosphokinase, with product MSNHYFDPRLKIFSLNSNKPLAAKIADAVGVELGKSEVKQFSDGEIQINIEQSIRGGHVYLIQSTSNPVNDHLMELLIMIDALKRASAETINVVMPYYGYARQDRKARSREPITAKLVANMLEKAGATRMLTLDLHASQIQGFFDIPVDHLMAAPLLADYFKDHGYEGDDVVVVSPDHGGVTRARKLAESLKSPIAIIDKRRPKANVAEVMNIIGEVKGKKCVLIDDMIDTAGTITLAAEALKEKGATEVVACCTHPVLSGPAIDRIDNSSIEKLIITDSILLPEDKKSDKIEIVSVGELMGDAIKRIHENKPVSPLFESKK from the coding sequence ATGTCTAATCATTACTTTGATCCAAGACTAAAAATATTTTCATTAAACTCAAATAAACCACTTGCAGCTAAAATTGCAGACGCGGTTGGAGTAGAATTAGGAAAGTCTGAAGTGAAACAATTCAGCGACGGTGAGATTCAAATCAATATCGAACAAAGTATCCGTGGTGGTCACGTGTACTTAATCCAATCAACAAGCAACCCAGTAAATGACCATTTAATGGAGTTACTAATTATGATTGATGCTCTTAAACGCGCGAGTGCTGAAACAATCAACGTTGTTATGCCGTATTACGGTTACGCACGCCAAGATCGTAAAGCTCGTTCTCGTGAACCAATCACAGCTAAATTAGTAGCTAATATGCTAGAAAAAGCTGGAGCGACTCGTATGTTAACTCTTGATTTACATGCGTCTCAAATCCAAGGTTTCTTTGATATCCCAGTGGATCACTTAATGGCTGCTCCATTACTTGCTGATTACTTTAAAGATCATGGTTATGAAGGCGATGACGTTGTTGTTGTTTCTCCTGATCACGGTGGAGTAACTCGCGCTCGTAAATTAGCAGAAAGCTTGAAATCACCGATTGCTATTATTGATAAACGCCGTCCAAAAGCAAATGTTGCTGAAGTAATGAACATCATCGGGGAAGTAAAAGGTAAAAAATGTGTCTTGATTGACGACATGATTGATACTGCTGGAACAATTACGCTTGCTGCCGAAGCATTAAAAGAAAAAGGCGCAACTGAAGTTGTTGCATGTTGTACTCACCCTGTCCTTTCAGGTCCTGCGATTGACCGAATTGATAATTCTTCAATCGAAAAATTAATCATCACAGATTCAATTCTTTTACCTGAAGATAAAAAATCAGATAAAATTGAAATCGTAAGTGTTGGTGAATTAATGGGAGATGCCATCAAACGCATCCACGAAAACAAACCAGTAAGTCCACTTTTCGAATCAAAAAAATAA
- the glmU gene encoding bifunctional UDP-N-acetylglucosamine diphosphorylase/glucosamine-1-phosphate N-acetyltransferase GlmU has product MENRYAIILAAGKGSRMKSSLYKVLHPVAGKPMVEHVIEQVEAINVDEIVTIVGFGAEMVKEHVGNRSEYALQKEQLGTGHAVLATADLLKDKKGTTLVICGDTPLLTSDTLSKLVQHHEETKAKATILSAVAKDASGYGRIIRNDKNLVEKIVEHKDASEAELLVNEFNTGTYCFDNEFLFEALNNVGNDNAQGEYYLPDVISILKNQGEIVTAFVMDSEDESMGINDRVALAKANQIMTARINEDHMRNGVTFIDPSTTYIESDVVIGQDTLIEPGVVLRGQTVIGDNCLVSANSDISNSTLGNNVKIYSSTLKNAIVKDGADVGPYAHLRPEAIISENAHIGNFVEIKKATVGEGSKVGHLTYVGDATLGKDINVGCGTVFVNYDGKNKFHTTIGDHSFIGSGTNLIGPVTIGTNSATAAGSTITEDVPDDALGIARSRQSNLDGYSKKMPYNE; this is encoded by the coding sequence GTGGAAAATCGTTATGCAATTATTTTAGCAGCTGGTAAAGGGTCACGTATGAAGTCTTCTTTATATAAAGTTCTTCATCCAGTTGCAGGAAAACCAATGGTTGAGCACGTTATTGAGCAAGTAGAAGCAATTAACGTAGATGAAATTGTCACTATTGTCGGATTTGGTGCTGAAATGGTGAAAGAGCATGTGGGTAACCGTTCAGAATACGCTTTACAAAAAGAACAATTAGGGACAGGACACGCTGTTCTTGCAACGGCTGATTTATTAAAAGATAAAAAAGGAACTACCCTTGTCATTTGTGGTGACACACCTCTTTTAACTTCTGATACATTAAGCAAATTGGTTCAACATCACGAAGAAACAAAAGCTAAAGCAACGATTCTTTCTGCTGTAGCAAAAGATGCGTCTGGTTATGGTCGTATTATTCGTAACGATAAAAACTTAGTTGAGAAAATCGTTGAGCACAAAGACGCTTCTGAAGCTGAATTGTTAGTTAACGAATTTAACACGGGAACTTATTGTTTTGATAATGAATTTTTATTCGAAGCTTTAAATAATGTTGGCAATGACAACGCTCAAGGCGAGTACTACTTACCTGACGTGATCAGTATCTTGAAAAATCAAGGTGAAATCGTGACAGCTTTCGTGATGGATTCAGAAGATGAGTCTATGGGAATCAACGACCGTGTAGCACTTGCTAAAGCCAACCAAATTATGACGGCTCGTATTAACGAAGATCATATGCGCAATGGAGTAACGTTTATTGACCCAAGTACGACTTATATCGAAAGTGATGTTGTAATTGGACAAGATACTCTAATCGAACCTGGTGTGGTATTACGCGGTCAAACGGTCATTGGTGATAACTGTCTTGTTAGTGCCAACTCAGATATTTCAAATTCAACCCTTGGCAACAACGTTAAAATTTATTCTTCAACGCTTAAAAATGCCATCGTTAAAGACGGCGCTGACGTGGGCCCTTATGCTCACTTACGTCCAGAAGCGATTATTTCTGAAAATGCTCATATTGGGAACTTTGTAGAAATTAAAAAGGCAACGGTTGGTGAAGGCTCTAAAGTCGGACATTTAACTTATGTGGGAGATGCGACGTTAGGAAAAGATATTAATGTGGGTTGTGGCACTGTTTTTGTTAACTATGACGGAAAAAATAAATTCCATACAACGATTGGCGATCACAGCTTTATTGGCAGTGGTACCAATTTAATTGGACCAGTCACAATCGGTACTAACAGCGCGACTGCAGCCGGCTCGACCATTACTGAAGATGTCCCTGATGACGCCCTTGGAATTGCTCGTAGTCGTCAATCAAATTTAGATGGTTATTCTAAAAAAATGCCATATAACGAATAA